The proteins below are encoded in one region of Rhizobacter sp.:
- a CDS encoding PAS domain-containing protein: MLAPTFAMNPALHHPPDVNLVLAFDMAPVGLCVLNNRVIQRCNEALASMFGYETADLTGQSMCMLYPSQSEFMGIGARGFEALRDCGRYADERIMKHRDGRLFWCHASGRTLDRDDPYGCTVWMFEDISARRPITTALTSREREIAQLLIEGKTSKQIARVLEVSPRTIDAHRVRLLRKLKVNTATEMVSRLAGLM, from the coding sequence ATGCTCGCGCCGACATTCGCCATGAACCCCGCTCTCCACCACCCGCCCGACGTCAACCTCGTGCTGGCCTTCGACATGGCCCCGGTGGGACTGTGCGTGCTCAACAACCGCGTCATCCAGCGCTGCAACGAAGCCCTGGCATCGATGTTCGGCTACGAGACCGCCGATCTGACGGGCCAGTCGATGTGCATGCTCTACCCCTCGCAGAGCGAGTTCATGGGCATCGGCGCGCGTGGCTTCGAAGCGCTGCGCGACTGCGGCCGATATGCCGATGAGCGCATCATGAAACACCGCGATGGCCGGCTCTTCTGGTGCCACGCCTCGGGCCGCACGCTCGACCGCGACGACCCATACGGCTGCACGGTGTGGATGTTCGAAGACATCTCCGCTCGCCGCCCCATCACCACCGCCCTCACCTCCCGTGAGCGCGAGATCGCGCAGCTGCTGATCGAAGGCAAGACGAGCAAGCAGATCGCACGCGTGCTCGAGGTGAGCCCGCGCACGATCGATGCACATCGCGTGAGGCTCTTGAGAAAACTCAAGGTCAACACGGCCACCGAGATGGTGTCGCGCCTGGCCGGGTTGATGTAG